Proteins from a single region of Argopecten irradians isolate NY chromosome 7, Ai_NY, whole genome shotgun sequence:
- the LOC138327613 gene encoding uncharacterized protein — translation MQVMELTYRDYHNRVFTHTEKKMMELDRLKLLANKHLGRLHQLKMRYIDWFNRKHQSFLDSIKLIHTLGGSLLPFEVDTIRHYRRVRDLSRRFPRNGTPRDSSPVKMDEFISFWEEMYMLKHENDALFDTVEHFCHSIRRLRQPEIKDEIDRLHYKLNLFCAEDYKFTELNNERDNLFTYKVAPHDHKYHGLMNFIPFLLGYATRLCYWTSKLYIEKS, via the exons ATGCAAGTCATGGAGTTAACATACAGAGATTATCA TAACCGAGTGTTTACTCACACCGAAAAGAAAATGATGGAACTTGACAGACTAAAACTGTTGGCGAACAAACATCTAGGACGTCTCCATCAACTTAAGATGCGATACATCGACTGGTTTAACCGGAAGCATCAGTCATTCTTAGACTCCATCAAACTCATTCATACCTTGGGCGGCTCATTACTTCCGTTTGAAGTGGATACAATCCGTCATTACAGGCGCGTGCGAGACCTATCTCGGAGATTCCCGCGGAACGGGACTCCGCGAGACTCTAGTCCTGTAAAAATGGACGAATTCATATCATTCTGGGAGGAGATGTATATGCTTAAACATGAGAATGATGCCTTGTTTGACACTGTTGAGCACTTCTGTCATAGTATCCGGCGACTTAGACAACCGGAAATCAAGGATGAAATCGACAGACTTCATTATAAACTGAACTTGTTCTGTGCGGAGGACTACAAGTTCACTGAGCTCAACAATGAACGTGACAATTTGTTCACTTACAAAGTTGCCCCACATGATCACAAGTACCACGGATTAATGAACTTTATACCATTTCTGCTTGGTTACGCTACCCGATTATGTTACTGGACCAGTAAGTTATATATAGAAAAGTCGTAA
- the LOC138327614 gene encoding GDP-Man:Man(3)GlcNAc(2)-PP-Dol alpha-1,2-mannosyltransferase-like: MEVMKQFAGLIQQYFSFLSEMLTSLICICIIFIVVVAIATTFLRYWIHRRSAFQLPHIRKTKSGEVTPVIGFFHPYCNAGGGGERVLWVAIRSIQRRYPNVNCVVYTGDTDATGLQILERARQRFNITLKSHVQFVFLKRRRWVEAAKYPMFTLLGQSLGSVLLGWEALMAFVPDVYIDTMGYAFTVPLFKYFGRCQVCCYVHYPTISTDMLEKVSSRTEAFNNASFISQSQLLSNVKLQYYKAFAYLYGVAGKRCHAVMVNSSWTYGHIKQLWQPSVHTHILFPPCDTSEFTKIYLREQVDSPTQNIISIAQFRPEKDHALQVDAFHHFLLKKTEKERSKYKLILVGSCRNRGDNELVESLKQQCDVLGITEYVEFKLNVSFQELKELMASSVVGLHTMWNEHFGIGVVELMAAGTVVLAHNSGGPKLDIVVNYNDQITGYLAEDVQSYSHAMDTIFKLTPRQRLDIRKNARDSISRFSEEEFEHGFLEVIEPLISNIRRRQTS; encoded by the exons ctTCTTGTCCGAGATGTTGACTTCATTAATCTGCATATGCATCATATTTATCGTCGTTGTCGCCATAGCAACTACATTTCTTCGATATTGGATCCACCGTAGGTCTGCATTCCAACTTCCACACATCCGTAAAACCAaatcaggggaggtaactcctgtCATTGGATTCTTCCATCCATACTGCAATGCTGGAGGTGGCGGTGAGAGAGTGTTGTGGGTTGCTATCCGTTCAATACAACGAAG GTACCCCAATGTGAACTGTGTTGTGTACACTGGAGATACAGATGCCACTGGGCTACAGATCCTTGAACGAGCCCGTCAACGTTTCAACATCACTCTCAAATCACATGTTCAGTTTGTCTTCCTGAAGCGCCGCCGCTGGGTCGAGGCCGCTAAATACCCGATGTTTACTCTGCTAGGCCAGAGCCTGGGGTCTGTACTTCTGGGCTGGGAGGCGCTGATGGCCTTTGTACCCGATGTTTATATTGACACGATGGGTTACGCCTTCACTGTTCCTCTGTTTAAATACTTTGGAAGatgccaggtttgttgttatgttcatTATCCCACAATTAGTACAGATATGTTGGAGAAGGTGTCGTCAAGGACTGAGGCGTTCAACAATGCATCATTCATATCCCAAAGTCAGCTCCTTAGCAATGTTAAACTTCAATACTACAAAGCTTTTGCGTACCTGTATGGTGTGGCTGGAAAACGTTGTCACGCTGTAATGGTCAACTCTTCCTGGACGTACGGGCATATCAAACAACTTTGGCAACCTTCCGTCCACACACACATCCTGTTCCCACCCTGTGACACATCGGAATTCACCAAGATCTACTTACGGGAACAAGTCGATTCACCCACCCAGAACATTATATCCATTGCACAGTTTAGGCCTGAAAAAGACCATGCATTACAAGTAGACGCCTTTCATCACTTTTTGTTgaagaaaactgaaaaagaacgaagtaaatataaactgatcCTAGTGGGGAGCTGTCgaaacaggggagataatgaGCTAGTGGAATCTCTGAAACAACAGTGCGATGTGTTAGGTATTACAGAGTATGTGGAGTTTAAACTCAACGTCAGTTTCCAGGAGCTGAAAGAATTAATGGCTTCATCAGTAGTGGGACTACACACCATGTGGAATGAACATTTCGGTATCG GTGTGGTAGAGTTAATGGCTGCAGGTACAGTAGTCCTGGCCCACAATTCCGGAGGGCCCAAACTTGACATTGTGGTCAATTACAATGACCAGATAACAGGTTACCTGGCTGAAGACGTCCAGTCTTATTCTCATGCTATGGACACAATATTTAAACTAACGCCACGGCAACGATTAGACATTAGAAAGAATGCACGTGATTCCATATCCCGGTTCTCGGAGGAAGAATTTGAGCACGGATTCCTGGAAGTGATAGAACCGCTCATCTCAAACATTCGTCGGAGACAGACATCttag